A stretch of Salvelinus alpinus chromosome 4, SLU_Salpinus.1, whole genome shotgun sequence DNA encodes these proteins:
- the LOC139572546 gene encoding uncharacterized protein, with the protein MIVDYKKKRTEHARLLFDRAAVEQVESFKFLAHSTPTPSPSIQPTAPQHPLLHPAHSTPTPSPSIQPTAPQHPLPPSSPQHPNTLSLHPAHSTPTPSPSIQPTAPQHPLPPSSPQHPNTLSLHPAHSTPTPSPSIQPTAPQHPLPPSSPQHPNTLSLYPAHSTPTPSPSIQPTAPQHPLPPSSPQHPNTLSLHPAHSTPTPSPSIQPIAPQHLLPPSSPQHPNTLSLHPAHSTPTPSPSIQPKAPQHPLPPSSPQHPNTFSLHPAHSTPTPSPSIQPTAPQHPLPPSSPQHPNTLSLHQAHSTPTPSPSIQPTAPQHALPPSSPQHPNTPSLPPSSPQHPNTLSLHPAHSTPTPSPSIQPTAPQHPLPPSSPQHPNTLSLHQAHSTPTPSPSIQPTAPQHPLPPSSPQHPNTLSLHPAHSTPTPSPSIQPTAPQHPLPPSSPQHPNTLSLYPAHSTPTPSPSIQPTETDCIICKNLKGSRIEVNF; encoded by the coding sequence cccACAGCACCCCaacaccctctccctccatccagcccACAGCACCCcaacaccctctcctccatccagccCACAGCACCCCaacaccctctccctccatccagcccACAGCACCCCaacaccctctccctccatccagcccACAGCACCCCaacaccctctccctccatccagcccACAGCACCCCaacaccctctccctccatccagcccACAGCACCCCaacaccctctccctccatccagcccACAGCACCCCaacaccctctccctccatccagcccACAGCACCCCaacaccctctccctccatccagcccACAGCACCCCaacaccctctccctccatccagcccACAGCACCCCAacaccctctccctctatccagccCACAGCACCCCaacaccctctccctccatccagcccACAGCACCCCaacaccctctccctccatccagcccACAGCACCCCaacaccctctccctccatccagcccACAGCACCCCaacaccctctccctccatccagcccATAGCACCCCAACaccttctccctccatccagccCACAGCACCCCaacaccctctccctccatccagcccACAGCACCCCaacaccctctccctccatccagcccaaagcaccccaacaccccctccctccatccagcccACAGCACCCCAACaccttctccctccatccagccCACAGCACCCCaacaccctctccctccatccagcccACAGCACCCCaacaccctctccctccatccagcccACAGCATCCCaacaccctctccctccatcaagCCCACAGCACCCCaacaccctctccctccatccagcccACAGCACCCCAACAcgctctccctccatccagcccACAGCACCCcaacaccccctccctccctccatccagcccACAGCACCCCaacaccctctccctccatccagcccACAGCACCCCaacaccctctccctccatccagcccACAGCACCCCaacaccctctccctccatcaagCCCACAGCACCCCaacaccctctccctccatcaagCCCACAGCACCCCaacaccctctccctccatccagcccACAGCACCCCaacaccctctccctccatccagcccACAGCACCCCaacaccctctccctccatccagcccACAGCACCCCaacaccctctccctccatccagcccACAGCACCCCaacaccctctccctccatccagcccACAGCACCCCAacaccctctccctctatccagccCACAGCACCCCaacaccctctccctccatccagcccACAGAGACTGATTGTATCATCTGTAAGAATCTGAAAGGATCTCGTATTGAGGTGAACTTTTGA